The Natrinema salaciae genome includes a window with the following:
- a CDS encoding succinylglutamate desuccinylase/aspartoacylase family protein: MKRRQLLIGGTATVGAGLAGILSRPSGDDELLSTARTFDGDGEVTTSTETILPDTHHETTLYERDAPRDGPTAMVFGGVHGDERSGIEVAREVADWAPDQGTLVVVPETNRIAVENDTREGPAGDLNRHFPVGSEPTSELARGIWNAVERHAPDTVLDLHRSLGIDGVHTEYVGQAIFHSSDAHGNEIADYLNDVAIPWYMPLHRVTAQPTNSSGSLLFQKAIRDLEATGYLFETTEFLLDQEARNELARLATAKVLSLHGLLAEGSP; encoded by the coding sequence ATGAAACGACGGCAGCTGTTGATCGGTGGTACTGCCACGGTCGGAGCGGGCCTCGCTGGCATCCTGAGTCGCCCATCAGGCGACGACGAACTGCTATCGACGGCTCGCACGTTCGACGGTGACGGCGAGGTGACGACGTCGACGGAGACGATCCTCCCCGACACCCATCACGAGACCACACTGTACGAACGGGACGCGCCGCGGGACGGACCGACGGCGATGGTCTTCGGCGGCGTCCACGGCGACGAACGAAGCGGAATCGAGGTCGCTCGTGAGGTCGCCGACTGGGCTCCCGATCAGGGAACGCTCGTCGTGGTCCCCGAGACCAACCGCATCGCGGTCGAGAACGACACGCGCGAGGGTCCCGCCGGCGACCTGAACCGTCACTTTCCGGTCGGTAGCGAGCCGACGAGCGAACTCGCGCGGGGCATCTGGAACGCCGTCGAGCGCCACGCGCCCGATACCGTCCTCGATCTCCACCGATCGCTCGGGATCGACGGCGTCCACACGGAGTACGTCGGTCAAGCGATCTTTCACTCGTCGGACGCACACGGCAACGAAATCGCGGACTATCTCAACGACGTCGCCATCCCCTGGTACATGCCGCTCCACAGGGTGACGGCACAACCGACCAACTCGTCGGGGTCGTTACTCTTCCAGAAAGCGATCCGGGATCTCGAGGCGACCGGCTACCTCTTCGAAACGACCGAGTTCCTGCTCGACCAGGAGGCGAGAAACGAACTCGCGCGACTGGCGACGGCGAAGGTACTGTCGTTGCACGGTCTGCTCGCGGAGGGATCGCCATGA
- a CDS encoding DsbA family protein, giving the protein MQNEMRTQRRNVLAATGTVALLGVGGAAGITSGQTSSNIANAPVPASPNDYAYPTMGADDAPTATLYGNFKCPYTKEFVGRNLHAIIDEFVETGRLKIQFYNLAYDPGSTSSTFISSSDPRAAAMGNGVWDADPDSYWQFFAETFDDPLEGDVDGDELASRARAAGVSNADEIVERVRAGEYDANVEAISSEAAADGVTYTPTLELAGETTSPRHGTQDTLNWIEARLDDAPNETDAANGEGSSEQSEDESDDQDSADATESDEQADEPNGGPSESDAGSSESNARSSSSGSDTGSSETDADVIQTETKTEDGGGNATWNQNAECEGPWDTSDLWEQKQEC; this is encoded by the coding sequence ATGCAGAACGAAATGCGCACACAGCGACGGAACGTCCTTGCAGCGACGGGGACGGTAGCACTGCTTGGCGTGGGTGGGGCTGCGGGGATCACAAGCGGGCAGACATCGTCAAATATCGCGAACGCGCCTGTCCCGGCGTCGCCGAACGACTACGCGTATCCGACGATGGGAGCCGACGATGCACCGACGGCGACGCTCTACGGAAATTTCAAGTGTCCGTACACGAAGGAGTTCGTCGGTCGGAACCTTCACGCAATTATCGACGAGTTCGTCGAGACGGGGCGTCTCAAGATTCAGTTCTACAATCTTGCATACGATCCGGGCAGTACCTCGTCGACGTTCATCTCGAGTAGCGACCCGCGTGCTGCGGCTATGGGAAACGGCGTCTGGGACGCGGACCCGGACAGCTATTGGCAGTTCTTCGCCGAAACGTTCGACGATCCGCTCGAGGGGGACGTCGACGGCGACGAACTCGCGTCACGAGCCCGGGCGGCTGGTGTCTCGAACGCGGACGAAATCGTCGAGCGGGTTCGAGCGGGCGAGTACGATGCCAACGTCGAGGCGATCAGTTCCGAGGCGGCGGCCGACGGCGTCACGTACACGCCCACGCTGGAACTCGCGGGAGAGACCACCTCGCCACGCCACGGAACGCAGGATACTCTCAACTGGATCGAAGCCCGTCTAGACGACGCACCGAACGAGACGGACGCTGCAAACGGTGAGGGATCGAGCGAGCAGTCGGAAGACGAATCCGACGACCAGGACTCGGCGGACGCGACCGAGTCCGACGAGCAGGCCGACGAACCGAACGGCGGACCGTCCGAGAGCGACGCTGGGTCGTCCGAGAGTAACGCGAGATCATCCTCATCCGGGAGCGACACCGGATCGTCCGAGACGGACGCCGACGTCATTCAAACCGAGACGAAGACCGAGGACGGCGGTGGAAACGCGACCTGGAACCAAAACGCGGAGTGCGAGGGTCCCTGGGACACGTCCGACCTCTGGGAACAGAAACAGGAGTGCTAA